GTTGCCGTAGCTCCAACCACCTCCGCGTACTATGCGATCAGAACCTACTTGTACACCAGATGGATTGTTTTCGCTTCCACTCGGATACGTCCCGTACCTGTCATGACACCATTCCCACACATTCCCACTCATGTCATAGAGTCCAAACGGGTTCTTTGGATAACTCCCCACATTCACAGGATGGCCGATATAGCCGCTTCCCCAGTCATAGTTCGCTTTTGTACTACTGATCGTCCCGTCGTCTGTGCCGTATTTATACTGCTTTCCGCCCCGGCACGCGTACTCCCATTCCGCTTCTGTCGGTAAGTCCAAACCATAGTACAGTGCAAACGCCTTTGATCCATACCACGTCACATACACAACAGGCCAGTTCTCTTTCCCGGATACCACACTGAATGTTCCGCCGCTATACGTTATCCAGCAACGGTTCCCAGGAATATAAGATTCATACGTCCCCGCAATATAAATATACTCCTGCGCATTGTATGCCCCTTTCGCCCCCTTCACGCTCTCGCTTGTCGCCGTCACGTCCCCGCTCGCCTGCGCCTCGTTCAGATAATTCGCGTACTGCGCGTTCGTGATCTCGTATACGCTCATCTGGAATGAAGATACCGTCACCGTGTGAACCGGGAGGCAATTTGAAAGGTCCCCAACCTCATCCCCCATCTGGAACGTCCCGCCGGGAATAGAAACAAAAGAAATACCGGTTGAGTCTTTGGCGGTAAAATCCTGAGTCACATTAGCCGTCACGTTGGTGAAGGTCTTGCTTGGGGGATTGAATACATATCCCCTTTTTGAGGGTGTTACCGTGTAATTCCCTCTATAGATAACTGTGAAAGAGTATGTTCCGCCGCTGTTAACCGTCTGGGTATCTGAAGCATCTCCCGAAAGGGTTACGGTGACTACATTCGCACCGGTCACCGTGCCTGAGAGGGCAAACAAAGGTATCGCCTCGAAATTCTGAACATGATTTGCGACCAAATTTTCTACTTTCGTATTTTGAGGAGTGAAAACGTACCCTTTTTTGTTCGGCGTTACCGTGTAAGTGCCAAAAGCGGGCACGTTGAAAGAGTATGTCCCCCCGCTCTTTGTCACCATCCAGGTGGCTGATGAGCCACCGGAAAGGGTGACTGTAACGCTATCCGCCCCGGTAACTGTGCCGGAGAGTGTATAGGATGCAAGTTTCGCATCGAAATTCTGAGTAAGATTTGTGGACAGATTCTTTATAGTATTATCGGAAGGGGTGAAAGCGAACCCGCTCTTTGAAGGGGTTATGGTATATGTACCGCCCGTCGCCAAGGTGAACGAGTATGACTCTCCGCTTTTTTTCACAGTCCAGGAGGCGGATGCATCACCCGAAAGGGTCACGGTAACACTGTCCGCGCCTGTAACTGTGCCAGAAATGGTATAAGTATCCTCAAGAGGGGCGGTTGGTGTCTTGGATCCTTTTCCGCAGGAAAGTATCAATACAAAGGAAAGAAGTAAGAAGGCCGAAAGCGCGATTCTCTTCACGGTGTAATCCTCCTTCGTAGGTGGATTGACGCCTTTTTCCAGATATATCTATGTGCAGTTAC
This region of Candidatus Latescibacter sp. genomic DNA includes:
- a CDS encoding SUMF1/EgtB/PvdO family nonheme iron enzyme, producing MKRIALSAFLLLSFVLILSCGKGSKTPTAPLEDTYTISGTVTGADSVTVTLSGDASASWTVKKSGESYSFTLATGGTYTITPSKSGFAFTPSDNTIKNLSTNLTQNFDAKLASYTLSGTVTGADSVTVTLSGGSSATWMVTKSGGTYSFNVPAFGTYTVTPNKKGYVFTPQNTKVENLVANHVQNFEAIPLFALSGTVTGANVVTVTLSGDASDTQTVNSGGTYSFTVIYRGNYTVTPSKRGYVFNPPSKTFTNVTANVTQDFTAKDSTGISFVSIPGGTFQMGDEVGDLSNCLPVHTVTVSSFQMSVYEITNAQYANYLNEAQASGDVTATSESVKGAKGAYNAQEYIYIAGTYESYIPGNRCWITYSGGTFSVVSGKENWPVVYVTWYGSKAFALYYGLDLPTEAEWEYACRGGKQYKYGTDDGTISSTKANYDWGSGYIGHPVNVGSYPKNPFGLYDMSGNVWEWCHDRYGTYPSGSENNPSGVQVGSDRIVRGGGWSYGNCRSSSRNGATDNGNNTGFRIVRRASPQNY